In Numidum massiliense, a single genomic region encodes these proteins:
- the lon gene encoding endopeptidase La, protein MGMKKTERMLPLLPLRGLIVYPGSVLHLDVGREKSIKALDRAMLEDNELLLATQEEVNIEEPQAEQIYKMGTVAKVRQMLKLPNGTMRVLVEGIARGKLVEFVQSDEFFLVKVEQLEISVKETPEIEAMMRAALEQFEQYIKMTKKLTPETLMTVQDIDEPGRLTDLITSHLPLKLKDKQQILEVVDVKKRLQTLLNLLSDEREVLELERKISLRVKKQMEKTQKEYYLREQMKAIQRELGEKEGRAGEIEELRERLVQSMAPDAVIEKAEKEIDRLEKMPSTSAEGSVIRTYVEWLLDLPWTEETEDQLNIKRAEKVLDDDHYGLEKVKERVLEYLAVQQMVQKLKGPILCLVGPPGVGKTSLARSIARALGRKFVRISLGGVRDEAEIRGHRRTYVGAMPGRIVQGMKTVGSVNPVFLLDEIDKMAMDFRGDPASALLEVLDPEQNHSFSDHYIELPYDLSKVMFVTTANVAHNIPRPLLDRMEMLYIPGYTEQEKLRIAQGYLFPRQLKEHGLTKDKMQLQEEALLKIIRLYTREAGVRNLERTIAALCRKAAKILVSGDKKRVIVTPKNLATFLGPEKYRYGMAEEEDQIGVATGLAWTEVGGDTLSIEVSVLPGKGKLILTGSLGDVMKESAHAAFSYIRSRSQSLNIDPEFNEKNDIHIHVPQGAIPKDGPSAGITMATALISALTGRSVSREVAMTGEVTLRGRVLPIGGLKEKSLAAHRAGIKTVLFPKENVKDLDDIPESVRNDLRFVPVEHMDTVLEHALTGAKTEAGARGDAEPSQTDEQLVQTNAVHMTIEENEQINEQPN, encoded by the coding sequence ATGGGGATGAAGAAAACGGAAAGAATGTTGCCTTTGCTTCCGTTGAGAGGATTAATTGTTTATCCCGGTTCAGTATTACATCTAGACGTCGGCCGCGAAAAATCGATTAAAGCGTTAGATCGCGCGATGTTAGAAGATAACGAATTATTGCTTGCGACTCAAGAAGAGGTAAACATCGAAGAGCCACAGGCCGAGCAAATATATAAAATGGGCACTGTCGCTAAAGTTAGGCAAATGTTGAAGTTGCCGAATGGCACGATGCGCGTACTCGTCGAAGGAATCGCACGCGGAAAACTCGTTGAGTTCGTGCAGTCAGACGAGTTTTTCCTCGTAAAAGTGGAGCAACTGGAAATTAGCGTGAAGGAAACGCCAGAAATCGAAGCGATGATGCGTGCGGCGTTAGAGCAGTTTGAGCAGTACATTAAAATGACGAAAAAATTGACGCCAGAGACGTTAATGACAGTGCAAGACATTGACGAACCGGGGCGGTTAACGGATTTAATTACGTCGCACTTACCGCTGAAACTGAAAGATAAACAACAAATATTAGAAGTCGTCGACGTGAAAAAGCGGCTGCAGACGTTACTCAATCTGTTGAGCGACGAACGGGAAGTCCTCGAACTAGAACGGAAAATTAGTTTGCGCGTCAAAAAGCAAATGGAAAAAACACAGAAAGAGTATTACTTGCGCGAACAAATGAAAGCCATTCAACGCGAATTGGGGGAAAAAGAAGGCCGAGCCGGGGAAATCGAGGAACTGCGGGAAAGACTCGTGCAATCGATGGCCCCTGACGCTGTGATTGAAAAGGCGGAAAAAGAAATTGATCGTCTCGAAAAAATGCCATCTACGTCGGCCGAAGGTAGCGTCATTCGTACGTACGTCGAGTGGTTGTTAGATTTACCGTGGACAGAAGAAACGGAAGATCAACTTAACATTAAACGAGCGGAAAAAGTGCTCGACGATGACCATTACGGGTTAGAAAAAGTAAAGGAACGCGTTTTAGAATATTTGGCCGTACAACAAATGGTACAAAAGTTAAAAGGCCCGATTTTGTGTCTCGTAGGCCCACCTGGCGTCGGTAAAACATCACTTGCGCGCTCGATCGCCCGCGCCCTTGGGCGGAAATTTGTCCGCATTTCCTTAGGCGGCGTGCGCGATGAAGCGGAAATTCGCGGGCACCGGCGCACGTACGTCGGGGCAATGCCGGGGCGCATCGTGCAAGGGATGAAAACAGTGGGTAGTGTGAACCCGGTGTTTCTGTTAGACGAAATCGACAAGATGGCGATGGATTTTCGCGGTGACCCGGCATCGGCGTTGTTAGAAGTGCTCGATCCGGAGCAAAACCATTCGTTCAGCGACCATTACATTGAACTGCCTTACGATTTATCGAAAGTGATGTTTGTTACGACGGCTAACGTGGCCCACAACATCCCGCGGCCGCTGTTAGACCGGATGGAAATGCTGTACATTCCAGGTTATACAGAGCAAGAGAAATTACGCATAGCGCAAGGGTATTTGTTTCCGCGCCAGCTGAAGGAACACGGGCTAACGAAAGATAAAATGCAGTTACAAGAAGAGGCGCTCCTAAAAATTATCCGCCTGTATACGCGTGAAGCGGGTGTACGCAACTTGGAGCGGACAATTGCCGCGCTGTGCCGCAAAGCGGCAAAAATACTTGTTTCTGGCGACAAAAAGCGTGTCATCGTCACGCCTAAAAACTTGGCCACTTTTTTGGGGCCGGAAAAATATCGCTACGGGATGGCGGAAGAGGAAGATCAAATCGGCGTGGCGACAGGGCTCGCTTGGACCGAAGTCGGCGGGGATACGCTGTCGATCGAAGTATCCGTCCTACCGGGTAAAGGAAAGCTCATCCTTACCGGTTCGCTCGGTGACGTGATGAAAGAATCGGCTCACGCGGCGTTCAGTTACATTCGCTCGCGGTCGCAATCGCTCAACATCGATCCGGAATTTAACGAGAAAAACGATATTCACATTCACGTACCGCAAGGCGCGATCCCGAAAGACGGACCGTCGGCGGGAATCACGATGGCGACGGCGCTCATTTCCGCCTTGACAGGCCGTTCGGTGTCTCGTGAGGTAGCGATGACCGGCGAAGTGACGCTGCGCGGACGCGTACTGCCGATCGGCGGGTTGAAGGAGAAATCGCTAGCGGCACACCGCGCGGGGATAAAGACTGTGCTGTTTCCGAAGGAAAACGTAAAAGATTTGGATGACATTCCGGAAAGTGTGCGGAACGACTTAAGGTTTGTCCCGGTCGAACATATGGATACGGTTCTTGAGCACGCGCTCACCGGTGCGAAAACAGAAGCGGGCGCCCGAGGGGATGCGGAACCGTCACAGACAGACGAACAGCTGGTGCAAACCAATGCCGTGCACATGACGATCGAAGAGAACGAACAAATAAACGAGCAACCTAATTAG
- the yihA gene encoding ribosome biogenesis GTP-binding protein YihA/YsxC yields the protein MKIKAAEIVISAVGPKDYPQGAWPEIALAGRSNVGKSSLINCMLGRRKLARTSATPGKTQTLNFYLINDAFYFVDLPGYGYAKVSKQTKAAWGKMIERYLIERPQLKCVVQVVDFRHPPSKDDIQMYEWLTHFGLPTVVVATKIDKISRSRRQKHVRNITDTLHITGEDPFVLFSSETGEGKETLWQTLTPFIT from the coding sequence ATGAAAATAAAAGCAGCCGAAATTGTAATTAGTGCCGTGGGACCGAAAGATTACCCGCAGGGCGCCTGGCCGGAGATTGCGTTGGCCGGGCGTTCCAATGTCGGTAAATCTTCGCTCATTAACTGTATGCTCGGGCGTCGCAAGCTCGCGCGCACGAGTGCGACACCCGGTAAGACGCAGACGTTGAACTTTTATTTAATTAATGATGCCTTCTATTTTGTCGACTTACCAGGATACGGCTATGCGAAAGTGTCAAAGCAGACGAAAGCTGCTTGGGGGAAAATGATCGAACGGTATTTAATCGAGCGTCCGCAGCTTAAGTGCGTCGTACAAGTGGTCGATTTCCGCCACCCGCCTTCAAAAGACGATATTCAAATGTACGAGTGGCTCACACACTTTGGCCTGCCGACAGTCGTCGTCGCGACAAAAATCGATAAAATATCCCGCAGTCGGCGGCAAAAACATGTGCGGAACATTACTGACACACTGCACATCACAGGTGAGGATCCGTTTGTGCTATTCTCTTCCGAAACGGGCGAGGGGAAAGAGACGCTGTGGCAAACGTTGACGCCGTTTATCACTTAA
- a CDS encoding D-alanine--D-alanine ligase family protein, which produces MNRLAQKKRIAVLFGGRSGEHEVSLLSARSVIESLNPDMFDIIPIAITREGEWKSNREAVALLGEGFDAEKLSLQTADVASVSDSDAADGGTTTASPANKATTASPANKATTADAAATTAGGGGVPLTGSAQGLAFMAGQKPDVVFPVLHGTYGEDGTVQGMLEMADIPYVGAGVLASAVGMDKVMMKRLFAEAGLPQGDFTAVIRRNWERDPNGVIAAIERQFTYPVFVKPANLGSSVGISKAKDRESLTAAINLACRYDRKIVVEQFIPAREVEVAVLGNDNPEASVPGEIMSSNEFYDYRAKYIDGKSVLQIPADLPAETVERIREYAITAFQSIDCSGLARVDFFVRRDTGEVLLNEINTMPGFTPFSMYAKLWEHSGLIYRELVERLIALAFERYAEQEKNETTFAIQ; this is translated from the coding sequence GTGAACAGGTTGGCACAAAAAAAGCGAATCGCTGTCCTCTTCGGGGGACGCTCCGGCGAACACGAAGTATCTTTACTTTCCGCGCGTTCAGTCATCGAATCGCTCAACCCTGATATGTTTGACATTATTCCGATTGCCATTACGCGGGAAGGCGAGTGGAAGAGTAACCGTGAGGCAGTAGCGCTCCTCGGAGAAGGGTTCGATGCTGAGAAGTTATCACTTCAGACGGCGGATGTCGCATCCGTAAGTGACTCTGATGCAGCTGACGGGGGCACTACGACGGCTTCCCCCGCAAATAAGGCTACGACGGCTTCCCCTGCAAATAAGGCTACCACGGCTGACGCTGCGGCGACCACTGCTGGGGGCGGTGGCGTTCCTTTAACGGGCTCGGCGCAAGGACTAGCGTTCATGGCCGGACAAAAACCGGATGTCGTTTTTCCGGTGTTACACGGGACGTACGGGGAGGACGGCACCGTCCAAGGCATGCTAGAAATGGCGGACATCCCGTATGTCGGGGCAGGTGTACTCGCGTCAGCTGTCGGCATGGACAAGGTGATGATGAAGCGCCTGTTCGCGGAGGCGGGATTACCGCAAGGCGATTTCACTGCCGTCATCAGGCGGAATTGGGAACGGGATCCGAACGGAGTCATCGCTGCCATTGAGCGGCAGTTTACGTATCCCGTCTTCGTTAAACCGGCGAACCTCGGCTCGAGTGTCGGCATTTCTAAAGCGAAGGACCGCGAGTCGCTCACCGCAGCAATCAATCTCGCTTGCCGTTACGACCGCAAGATCGTCGTCGAACAGTTTATTCCGGCGCGTGAAGTAGAAGTCGCCGTTCTCGGTAACGACAACCCGGAAGCGTCCGTACCCGGTGAAATTATGTCGTCCAACGAATTTTACGATTATCGGGCGAAGTATATCGATGGCAAGTCAGTCTTACAAATTCCCGCCGATCTACCGGCGGAGACAGTCGAGCGCATCCGCGAGTATGCGATCACCGCCTTTCAGTCGATCGATTGCTCTGGACTCGCGCGCGTCGACTTTTTTGTACGGCGCGATACGGGAGAGGTACTACTTAACGAAATTAATACGATGCCAGGCTTTACCCCGTTTAGTATGTATGCGAAACTGTGGGAGCACTCAGGCTTAATTTATCGCGAATTGGTCGAGCGCCTTATCGCCCTCGCGTTCGAGCGATATGCCGAACAGGAAAAGAATGAAACGACGTTTGCCATACAATGA
- the coxB gene encoding cytochrome c oxidase subunit II has translation MNKNRRARYVLLMLAIMAFGLAGCTVPQSVFDPKGPMAQIPLDLLWMSVWVMTFVTVVVAVILVIVLIRFRTRKGEENVIPEQTEGSTKLELVWVVIPAVLLTILAIPTVKAAYEIAEVPQGSDVLHVKVTGKQYWWEFEYPELGIITANEMHIPAGEDVRVSLESTDVVHSFWVPKLAGKLDNIPGQTNYMKLHASEPGTYSGQCAELCGPSHALMAFQVVAHKPGDFDNWVEKMKNPETKPKTALAEDGEKIFAKSCASCHAIEGTDSKGRMGPDLTGFGNRKRLAAHIMDNNRENLIKWIQQPQKIKPGNKMPDTGMSDEQAEALAEYLEGLK, from the coding sequence ATGAACAAGAATCGCCGTGCACGGTACGTCTTACTCATGCTGGCAATTATGGCGTTCGGCTTGGCTGGCTGTACTGTCCCTCAGTCGGTCTTTGATCCGAAAGGGCCGATGGCGCAAATTCCACTCGACTTGCTGTGGATGAGTGTATGGGTGATGACTTTCGTCACAGTTGTTGTCGCAGTCATCTTAGTTATTGTGTTGATCCGTTTCCGTACGCGCAAAGGGGAAGAGAACGTCATTCCCGAACAAACTGAGGGAAGCACAAAGTTGGAATTAGTATGGGTCGTCATCCCTGCAGTGCTGTTGACGATTCTCGCCATTCCGACGGTAAAGGCTGCTTACGAGATCGCTGAAGTACCGCAAGGATCGGACGTGTTACATGTCAAGGTCACAGGTAAACAGTACTGGTGGGAGTTTGAGTACCCTGAATTAGGAATCATTACCGCTAACGAAATGCACATTCCCGCCGGTGAAGATGTGAGGGTATCGCTCGAATCAACGGATGTCGTTCACTCATTCTGGGTGCCAAAATTAGCTGGTAAGCTGGATAACATACCGGGACAGACGAACTACATGAAGCTACACGCCTCGGAACCGGGTACATATTCGGGGCAATGTGCGGAACTGTGTGGTCCTTCCCACGCATTGATGGCGTTTCAAGTTGTTGCGCACAAGCCAGGAGATTTTGACAACTGGGTGGAAAAGATGAAAAACCCTGAGACGAAGCCGAAAACAGCTTTGGCTGAAGATGGGGAAAAAATCTTCGCCAAAAGTTGCGCGAGTTGCCACGCGATTGAAGGGACGGATTCAAAAGGCCGTATGGGTCCGGACTTGACGGGCTTCGGTAATCGCAAGCGACTGGCGGCACACATTATGGACAACAACCGCGAAAACTTGATTAAGTGGATTCAACAACCGCAAAAAATTAAGCCTGGCAATAAAATGCCGGATACCGGCATGAGTGACGAGCAAGCTGAAGCGCTCGCGGAGTATTTGGAAGGCTTAAAATGA